One genomic segment of Odocoileus virginianus isolate 20LAN1187 ecotype Illinois chromosome 17, Ovbor_1.2, whole genome shotgun sequence includes these proteins:
- the GNGT2 gene encoding guanine nucleotide-binding protein G(I)/G(S)/G(O) subunit gamma-T2 has product MAQELSEKELLKMEIEQLKKEVKNPRALISKTGKEIKDYVEAEAGNDPLLKGIPEDKNPFKEKGGCMIS; this is encoded by the exons ATGGCCCAGGAGCTCAGCGAGAAGGAGCTCTTAAAGATGGAGATAGAGCAGCTGAAGAAGGAAGTGAAGAACCCAAGAGCTCTG ATTtccaaaacaggaaaggaaatcaAGGATTATGTGGAGGCCGAAGCAGGAAACGACCCTCTTCTTAAAGGCATCCCTGAGGACAAGAATCCCTTCAAGGAAAAAGGCGGTTGTATGATAAGCTGA